A window of Micromonospora eburnea genomic DNA:
GACAGCCCGCTGGTGGGGGAGTGCGTGTCCGACCCCGACGCCCTGCGGGGCGGCCCCCGGCCCGGCGACCGCGCCCCCGACGTCGGCGGCCTGCGCCGGCAGGGGGTCGGGCACCCACTGCGGCTGCGCGACCTGACCCGGGGCACCCGGCACACCCTGCTGCTCTACGCGGACGGCTCGGCGGACGAGGCGACGTTGGCCGCGGTGGAGAAGCTGTACGCCGAGCTGCACCGGCAGGTGGCCGAGGAGATCGACGGGTATCTGCTGCTCAGCCCGGACGCCCGGGCGCCGCGGCTGTTGGCCCCGCCGGTGGTGGGTGACGCCGGCGGCGAGTTCCGGACGACCTACGGGGTCAGCGGCGCCGCCCTGTACCTGATCCGGCCGGACGGGCACGTCGGGTTCCGCAGCCAGCCGATCGACGCCGACGCGCTCCGCAAGCACCTGTACCTGGTGTTCGGCGGTGCCCGATGACCCGGGTCCGCACCGTGCTCGCGATGCGTACCCGGCAGGGCTGCGAGGAACGGTTCGAGAAGGAGTGGCTCGCGGCGGCCGAGGAGATCCGTACGCTGGACGGCTGCCTGCACCAGGACCTGGTGCGCGACGCCGACGACCCGCGCAGCTATCTGATCATCAGCGACTGGGCGGACCGGGAACGGCTGGACGCCTTCGGCCGCAGTGAACACCGTGACCGGCTGCTGCGCGTGATCCGCGAGCTGCGCGAGTCCGCGCAGCGCAACACCTACCAGGTGCTGCACACCGTGCCCGGCGGGGCGGGGGAGTGACGATGACCGACCATGTCGTACGCGGAGCCGACATCTACACCGACGAGTTCGCCGCCGACCCCTATCCCACCTTCGCCGCGATGCGGGCGGACCGGCCGGTGTGCCCGGTCAGCTCGCCGCGCTTCGACTCGTACCTGATCACCCGCTTCGACGACGCCCGGGCGGCGCTGACCGATGCCCGGCTGTCCAAGGACCTCTACGGCCCCGGCCAGCACTACCTGCGGATCTTCGGGCCGAACTCGGAGGGCCTGAACAAGAACATGCTCAACTCGGATCCGCCCGAGCACACCAGGCTGCGCCGGATCGTGTCCCAGGCGTTCGCACCACGCCGGATCGAGGCGCTGCGGCCTCGGGTGGCGCAGATCGTGGATGACCTGCTCGACAAGGTGGTGGCGCGGGGACGGGCCGAGCTGATGCGCGACTTCGCGATCCCGCTGCCCATGACGGTGATCTGCGAGTTGCTCGGCATCCCGGCCGCCGAACACGAGCAGGTGCTCGGCTGGACCCAGGTGATCAGGACGTCCGGGTCGTCCCGGCGCAGCCCGGAGGAGGAACGGGCGGCCGTGCAGGAGGCCCAGCTGCTGCTGCACCACTACCTCGCCGACCTGGTGCGGGCCAAACGGGCCCGGCCCGCCGACGACATGATCAGCGCGCTGATCGACGCCTGCGACCATGACAGGACGCTGGCCGAGCCGGAACTGGTCACCACCAGCTTCCTGCTGCTCTTCGCCGGACACCAGACCACCGCGGACTTCCTCGGCAACGCGGTGCTGGCCCTGCTGGCCCACCCCGACCAGCTCGAACTGCTGCGCGTCACGCCCAGGTTGCTGCCCTCGGCGATCGAGGAACTGCTCCGCTTCGACGGCCCGCTGCCGGTGGCCAGCCCGCGGATCGCCACCGAGGACGTCGAGTACCAGGGGGTGTGCATCCCGCGTGGCTCGGTGGTCGGCGTCGTGATCAACTCGGCGAATCACGACCCGGCGCACTTCGCCGATCCCGACCAACTGGATGTCCGCCGGGTACGCGGCCCGCACCTGGGTTTCGGGTACGGCGTCCACTACTGCCTGGGCGTCTCGCTGGCCCGGATGGAGGCACAGATCGGCCTCGGCGCGTTGCTGCGCCGGCTGCCCGGGCTGCGGCTCGCGGTCCCGCTCGCCGAGGTACGCCGGCTGCCGGCCGCGTCGCCGTTCCGGGGCCTGCTGGAACTGCCGGTCACCTTCACCGCCTCGGCGCTCCCGCACCAGGCGCACTCCCGTGAACCGATCCCACCAAAGGAGCAGTCATGGTCTTCCGGAACGTGATCGTCTGCCACATGGTCCCCGGCAGTGAGCGCACCGTCGGCGACGTCTTCGGTTACTACGACCGGACCACCCGGCCACAGGACCTCGGCGTCATCGGGCGGATCCTGCTGTCGCACGAGGACCTCTATCTCCACGTCATCGAGCGCCGGCAGGACCCCAAGGTGTCGGGCCAGACCCGCGGGCTGCCCGCGTTCCAGAAGATCGCCGAGGCGATCGAACCGTACGTGACGCCGTACCCGAGGTACTGGAAGAACCCGTCCGACTCGGTGGCCAAGGAGTTCTACCGCTGGGCGCCGGACGGCGAGCCGCCCGCGGACACCACGCTGACCGTGATCGTCGGACGGATCAAGCCGGGCGCCGAGCCGGACGTGGCGCGCATCTTCGCCGAGTCCGACGCCGGGTCGCTGCCGGCCGAACTGGGCGTGACCGGGCGCTGGCTGTACTCGATCGACGACGTCTACGTGCACCTGCTGGAACAGGACGCGTCGATCGCCGAGGCCATCCGGCACAACCACCACAGGCCGGCCTTCAGCAAGGTGATGGAGGAGCTGGGACCGTACATCAGCCCGTACCGGCCGGAGGCCTGGCGGGGCCCGCAGGACGCGGTGGCCAAGGTGTTCTACCGGTGGCGCGCCGAGGACTGACCAGGACGTCTCCGCCGCCCACCGTCACGACCGCGCCCGACCGCCGTCCGGCGGTCGGGCGCGGTGCGGACACGCCGGTCCGCTGCTGGAGGGCCCGGCGGATCGTGGGTGGACGGACGGTGACCGGGTCAGGACGTCTTCTCGCCGCGGCTGGCCCGGACGATGCCGTCGGTGTCGGAGATGCCCTCGCCCTTGATCACCTTGCCGTCGCGCAGCGTCCAGAAGTGTACGAAACGCACGTTGAA
This region includes:
- a CDS encoding putative quinol monooxygenase, with the translated sequence MTRVRTVLAMRTRQGCEERFEKEWLAAAEEIRTLDGCLHQDLVRDADDPRSYLIISDWADRERLDAFGRSEHRDRLLRVIRELRESAQRNTYQVLHTVPGGAGE
- a CDS encoding cytochrome P450 family protein is translated as MTDHVVRGADIYTDEFAADPYPTFAAMRADRPVCPVSSPRFDSYLITRFDDARAALTDARLSKDLYGPGQHYLRIFGPNSEGLNKNMLNSDPPEHTRLRRIVSQAFAPRRIEALRPRVAQIVDDLLDKVVARGRAELMRDFAIPLPMTVICELLGIPAAEHEQVLGWTQVIRTSGSSRRSPEEERAAVQEAQLLLHHYLADLVRAKRARPADDMISALIDACDHDRTLAEPELVTTSFLLLFAGHQTTADFLGNAVLALLAHPDQLELLRVTPRLLPSAIEELLRFDGPLPVASPRIATEDVEYQGVCIPRGSVVGVVINSANHDPAHFADPDQLDVRRVRGPHLGFGYGVHYCLGVSLARMEAQIGLGALLRRLPGLRLAVPLAEVRRLPAASPFRGLLELPVTFTASALPHQAHSREPIPPKEQSWSSGT
- a CDS encoding TcmI family type II polyketide cyclase: MVFRNVIVCHMVPGSERTVGDVFGYYDRTTRPQDLGVIGRILLSHEDLYLHVIERRQDPKVSGQTRGLPAFQKIAEAIEPYVTPYPRYWKNPSDSVAKEFYRWAPDGEPPADTTLTVIVGRIKPGAEPDVARIFAESDAGSLPAELGVTGRWLYSIDDVYVHLLEQDASIAEAIRHNHHRPAFSKVMEELGPYISPYRPEAWRGPQDAVAKVFYRWRAED